A genomic stretch from Streptomyces venezuelae ATCC 10712 includes:
- a CDS encoding (4Fe-4S)-binding protein, translated as MTDRTGERAPEETPKLKEYEGEGITVTFEPRRCLHAAECVHGLPEVFDLSRRPWVRPDAAEAGLVAEVVRRCPSGALQYHPADGAVEHPDSPTTVRRSPDGRLVVRGDMLVTGAAGDRRETRVTLCGCGASGIQPYCDRSGPCAEPGEGTPEER; from the coding sequence ATGACCGACCGTACGGGCGAGCGGGCGCCCGAGGAGACGCCGAAGCTCAAGGAGTACGAGGGCGAGGGCATCACCGTCACGTTCGAGCCGCGCCGGTGTCTGCACGCGGCCGAGTGCGTGCACGGACTGCCCGAGGTCTTCGACCTCTCCCGGCGCCCGTGGGTGCGGCCCGACGCCGCCGAGGCCGGTCTGGTCGCCGAGGTCGTCCGCCGCTGTCCGTCCGGGGCGCTCCAGTACCACCCGGCCGACGGTGCCGTGGAGCACCCGGACTCCCCCACCACCGTCCGCCGCTCCCCCGACGGCCGGCTCGTGGTGCGCGGGGACATGCTCGTGACCGGCGCGGCGGGCGACCGGCGCGAGACCCGGGTGACGCTGTGCGGCTGCGGAGCATCCGGAATCCAGCCGTACTGCGACCGCTCCGGCCCCTGCGCGGAACCCGGCGAGGGCACCCCGGAAGAACGCTGA
- a CDS encoding WD40/YVTN/BNR-like repeat-containing protein: MTSMGKTRRMMSVGMIGAALTLTLAAPARAGETPAAATDRNAAGWELTPTGTDARFRGLAPVDRRTAWAAGSKGTVLRTTDGGRSWRDVSPPGAGELEFRDVEAFDARRAVVLAIGEGEASRVLRTEDGGATWTESFRNTDPRAFYDCMTFFDRRHGLAMSDPVDGKYRILSTRDGGRSWEVLPNAGMPDALPGEAGFAASGQCLVSAGSRDVWLATGGGATARVLHSADRGLTWTATVSPIPAGDPARGVFGLAFRDRTHGIAVGGDYRKDQPSPRAGAVTGDGGRTWRASATPPPAYRSGVAWLPHSGNAALAVGPTGTDLTTDGGRTWRTVDTGSYDTVDCTADGSCWAAGEKGRIARLSVRKGGPGTA, encoded by the coding sequence ATGACGTCCATGGGGAAGACGAGACGAATGATGTCGGTGGGGATGATCGGGGCGGCGCTGACGCTGACCCTGGCCGCCCCGGCGCGGGCCGGGGAGACCCCCGCGGCAGCGACCGACAGGAACGCGGCGGGCTGGGAACTGACGCCGACCGGGACCGACGCCCGCTTCCGCGGCCTCGCGCCCGTCGACCGCAGGACCGCCTGGGCCGCCGGCTCCAAGGGCACGGTGCTGCGCACCACCGACGGCGGCCGGAGCTGGCGGGACGTCTCGCCGCCCGGCGCGGGCGAGCTGGAGTTCCGCGACGTGGAGGCCTTCGACGCCCGCCGGGCCGTCGTCCTCGCGATCGGCGAGGGCGAGGCCTCGCGCGTCCTGCGCACCGAGGACGGCGGCGCCACCTGGACCGAGTCCTTCCGGAACACCGACCCGCGTGCCTTCTACGACTGCATGACCTTCTTCGACCGCCGGCACGGACTCGCCATGAGCGACCCCGTGGACGGGAAGTACCGCATCCTCTCCACCCGCGACGGCGGCCGCTCCTGGGAGGTGCTGCCGAACGCCGGGATGCCCGACGCGCTGCCGGGCGAGGCCGGCTTCGCGGCGAGCGGCCAGTGCCTGGTGTCGGCCGGCTCCCGGGACGTCTGGCTGGCGACGGGGGGCGGGGCCACCGCGCGCGTGCTCCACTCCGCCGACCGGGGACTGACCTGGACCGCCACCGTCTCACCGATCCCGGCAGGGGACCCGGCCAGGGGCGTCTTCGGCCTCGCCTTCCGCGACCGGACGCACGGCATCGCCGTCGGCGGCGACTACCGCAAGGACCAGCCGTCGCCGCGGGCCGGCGCCGTCACCGGCGACGGGGGCCGCACCTGGCGCGCCTCCGCCACGCCCCCGCCCGCCTACCGCTCGGGCGTCGCCTGGCTCCCGCACAGCGGGAACGCGGCGCTCGCCGTCGGGCCGACGGGCACCGACCTCACCACCGACGGCGGCCGCACCTGGCGCACGGTCGACACCGGCTCGTACGACACGGTGGACTGCACGGCCGACGGCTCCTGCTGGGCGGCGGGGGAGAAGGGCAGGATCGCCCGGCTGTCCGTCCGCAAGGGAGGGCCCGGCACCGCCTAG
- a CDS encoding YciI family protein, translating into MFVMELTYTAPVERVDALLDAHIEWLDAQYAAGVFLASGRKNPRDGGVILAAGVDRAEIERIAAADPFSVEGVCAYRITEFYATKTADGIAAYRETLPS; encoded by the coding sequence ATGTTCGTAATGGAATTGACCTACACCGCGCCCGTCGAGCGGGTGGACGCGCTGCTCGACGCGCACATCGAGTGGCTGGACGCGCAGTACGCCGCCGGCGTGTTCCTCGCCTCGGGGCGGAAGAACCCGCGCGACGGCGGAGTGATCCTGGCCGCCGGGGTCGACCGCGCGGAGATCGAGAGGATCGCGGCGGCCGACCCGTTCAGCGTCGAGGGCGTGTGCGCGTACCGGATCACGGAGTTCTACGCGACCAAGACGGCCGACGGGATCGCCGCGTACCGGGAGACGCTGCCCTCCTAG
- a CDS encoding endonuclease V, protein MTIIEIPAGWPADEAAARAVQRELSGRLVRDEEGPAVGEGHVTGLDVAYDDERDLVAAAAVVLDARTLEVVEEATAVGRVSFPYVPGLLAFREIPTVLAALDRLSADPGLLVCDGYGLAHPRRFGLASHLGVLTGRPSVGVAKNPFTFTYEQPGPARGDFAPLLAEGEEVGRALRTQAGVKPVFVSVGHRVSLAHACAHTLHLSPRYRIPETTRHADSLCRRALKEAQGEG, encoded by the coding sequence ATGACGATCATCGAGATTCCGGCGGGCTGGCCCGCCGACGAGGCCGCCGCCCGGGCGGTCCAGCGGGAACTGAGCGGACGCCTCGTACGCGACGAGGAAGGGCCGGCCGTCGGCGAGGGCCACGTCACGGGGCTCGACGTGGCCTACGACGACGAGCGTGACCTCGTCGCCGCCGCGGCCGTCGTCCTCGACGCACGGACCCTCGAAGTGGTGGAGGAGGCCACGGCGGTCGGCCGGGTCTCGTTCCCGTACGTCCCCGGGCTGCTCGCCTTCCGGGAGATCCCCACGGTCCTCGCCGCCCTCGACCGGCTGAGCGCCGACCCCGGCCTCCTCGTCTGCGACGGCTACGGCCTCGCCCACCCCCGCCGGTTCGGCCTCGCCAGCCACCTGGGGGTCCTCACCGGCCGGCCGTCCGTCGGCGTCGCGAAGAACCCCTTCACCTTCACCTACGAGCAACCCGGCCCCGCGCGCGGCGACTTCGCCCCGCTGCTGGCCGAGGGCGAGGAGGTGGGGCGGGCCCTGCGTACCCAGGCCGGGGTGAAGCCGGTGTTCGTCTCCGTCGGCCACCGCGTCTCCCTCGCCCACGCCTGCGCCCACACCCTCCACCTCAGCCCCCGCTACCGCATCCCCGAGACGACCCGTCACGCGGACTCCCTGTGCCGCCGCGCCCTGAAGGAGGCGCAGGGCGAGGGCTGA
- the mmpA gene encoding morphogenic membrane protein MmpA, whose translation MTTPLSVPSRSAGRGLNLVLGGAALLALAWACAMVYVLVSWALA comes from the coding sequence ATGACGACTCCCCTTTCCGTTCCGTCGCGCTCCGCCGGGCGCGGCCTGAATCTGGTCCTCGGCGGGGCCGCGCTGCTCGCCCTCGCCTGGGCCTGCGCCATGGTGTACGTCCTCGTCTCCTGGGCCCTGGCGTGA
- a CDS encoding VOC family protein, translating into MIGRLRCLVLDCRDGWELAEFYQRLIGGEVRSSDARWAVGEGSAVLHGGEGAPVLAFQSVADHRPPVWGAPEQQFHLDVHVEDLAPAHEAVLALGAVPLDDGEGDPACRVYADPAGHPFRLVRP; encoded by the coding sequence GTGATCGGGCGGCTGCGGTGCCTGGTGCTCGACTGCCGGGACGGCTGGGAACTCGCCGAGTTCTACCAGCGGTTGATCGGCGGAGAGGTGCGGAGCTCCGACGCCCGGTGGGCCGTCGGCGAGGGTTCCGCCGTCCTGCACGGGGGCGAGGGCGCGCCGGTGCTCGCCTTCCAGAGCGTGGCCGATCACCGGCCGCCGGTCTGGGGCGCTCCCGAGCAGCAGTTCCATCTCGATGTGCACGTCGAGGACTTGGCCCCCGCCCACGAGGCCGTGCTCGCCCTCGGAGCCGTACCGCTCGACGACGGGGAGGGCGATCCGGCCTGCCGGGTCTACGCCGACCCGGCAGGTCACCCCTTCCGTCTCGTACGGCCCTAG
- a CDS encoding saccharopine dehydrogenase family protein: MDTGAGVGDGTGAEPPAEEARAATAGAGAPGAEATATDGVGAAGAETAAGASARATDEVRPYDVVLFGATGFVGTLTAEYLAAHAPAGCRWALAGRNRAGLTALRERLAARWPHCAELPLVVADAADPGSLGELAESARVVATTVGPYVWYGDGLVAACAEAGTDYLDLTGEAEFVDLTYVRHDARARETGARIVHACGFDSVPHDLGAYFTVRQLPEGVPLRVDGFVRAGAQFSGGTFASALTAFGRGRQILRAAHERRLHEPRLVGRRARAPLGGPRFSRETGTWALPLPTLDPQVVARSAAAMERYGPDFRYRHYASVKTLPMALGGAAVVGASALAAQLPPVRDWLMGRYQAGEGPSAERRARSWFSVRFVGEGGGRRVFTEVSGGDPGYDETAKMLAESALCLAFDALPKTAGQVTTAAAMGDALIARLTEAGLRFRVAHRS, encoded by the coding sequence ATGGACACAGGGGCGGGCGTGGGCGACGGGACCGGGGCGGAGCCCCCGGCCGAGGAGGCACGGGCGGCGACCGCCGGGGCCGGGGCGCCGGGCGCGGAGGCGACGGCGACCGACGGGGTCGGGGCGGCGGGCGCGGAGACGGCTGCCGGGGCATCGGCCCGGGCGACCGACGAGGTCAGGCCGTACGACGTGGTGCTGTTCGGGGCGACCGGATTCGTCGGCACGCTCACCGCCGAGTACCTGGCAGCACACGCCCCGGCCGGGTGCCGCTGGGCGCTCGCCGGACGCAACCGGGCGGGGCTCACGGCCCTGCGCGAGCGGCTCGCCGCCCGGTGGCCGCACTGCGCCGAGCTGCCGCTGGTCGTCGCCGACGCCGCCGACCCCGGCTCGCTGGGCGAACTCGCGGAGTCCGCCCGGGTGGTGGCCACCACCGTCGGCCCGTACGTCTGGTACGGCGACGGGCTCGTCGCCGCCTGCGCGGAGGCCGGCACGGACTATCTGGACCTCACCGGCGAAGCCGAGTTCGTCGACCTGACGTACGTACGCCACGACGCGCGGGCCCGGGAGACCGGTGCCCGGATCGTGCACGCCTGCGGCTTCGACTCCGTCCCGCACGACCTGGGCGCGTACTTCACCGTGCGGCAGCTCCCGGAGGGCGTGCCGCTGCGGGTGGACGGCTTCGTCCGGGCCGGGGCCCAGTTCTCCGGCGGCACCTTCGCCTCCGCGCTGACCGCCTTCGGCCGCGGCCGGCAGATCCTGCGGGCCGCGCACGAACGGCGGCTGCACGAACCGCGCCTGGTGGGCCGCCGGGCCCGCGCGCCGCTCGGCGGGCCGCGATTCAGCCGGGAGACCGGCACCTGGGCGCTGCCGCTGCCCACGCTCGACCCGCAGGTGGTCGCCCGCTCGGCCGCGGCCATGGAGCGCTACGGCCCGGACTTCCGCTACCGGCACTACGCCTCCGTGAAGACCCTGCCGATGGCCCTCGGGGGCGCCGCGGTGGTCGGCGCGAGCGCGCTGGCGGCCCAACTTCCGCCGGTACGGGACTGGCTGATGGGGCGTTACCAGGCAGGCGAGGGCCCGTCCGCCGAGCGGCGCGCCCGCAGCTGGTTCTCCGTCCGTTTCGTCGGCGAGGGCGGCGGGCGACGGGTCTTCACCGAGGTCTCGGGCGGCGATCCGGGGTACGACGAGACGGCCAAGATGCTCGCCGAGTCGGCGCTGTGCCTCGCCTTCGACGCGCTGCCGAAGACGGCGGGCCAGGTGACGACGGCGGCGGCGATGGGCGACGCGCTCATCGCCCGGCTCACGGAGGCGGGCCTCCGCTTCCGGGTCGCCCACCGGAGCTGA